ATACAATTGAGAAAGATTAAGTTCGATATAATGAGTCACACCAACTTTTGTGTGAAGATTAGCATCCCACTCAAAGTTTCCTGAGTGTATTAGTGATTTGGAAAATTCTTCTTTGAAATTATGAGCTGGTGGAATAAAAAATCCATTATAAAAATCAGATTCATACACCACGTTATCCTTGCGGTATACAAATTCTTTTCCTTCGAATCTAGGAGAAATAAATACTTTTCTCACAAAAAAAGTTCGAGGTTTGGGTGGTAAAAACAACTGTTTGGATTCAGATGTTTCAATTAAAAAAAATCGTTTCTCCGGGAAGGTTTTACTCACTCCAAAACATTGAGTAAACAGAAAACTAAAAATACTAACTAACAAAATACGAAATATAAATTTCATCTAGATCATTTCCATAATTTAGACTTATTTGGAGCATCTCCAAATAGGAACTGTGAAGGATATTTTTTTGCATTAGCCGTGACTTCCTTTAAGTCTTCCGATGCAATTCTCAAATTTTCAATCGAAGTAGAGATATCACCTTGGTTAGATGCAAGGAGAGTATCCAGTCGTTTGAGAGTGGTTTGTAGTTGGACAACAGTTTGGTCCAATTTTTTAGGGAGATTTTGTGTTTCTGGACTTGCAATCAGTGCTTTAACCTCACCATTTGTTTTACGCAAATCAACAAGTAATAACGTGGCTTCTTTAGTTAAGTCACCTAATCGTGCATCCAAAATCGTTTGGTTTAAGTTTTTAATCAAATCACCTACACCAAATAAAATTTTATCAACATCCGCTTTTTCGACTTTTTCAAAAAACTTATCTACCGATGCAGTAAACCTTGAAATGGTACTTGGTGCAGAAGGGATATATACTGTTTTTGGCTCCCATTCTATGTATAATGGTGGATTTTTTTCTGGATTTAAATAATCCACTTCTAAATAAGCTGTACCAGTTAATCCTTGTGATGCGAGCCTGACACGAAGCCCACTTTTGATCATTCGTTCTACTGTTTTTTTCAAATCATTTCCATAAACACCTTTCACAAAATCAGGCACCGACATTTTAATGAGTACATATCTGCCATATCGTAATGCAGTATCTTCATTTAATTTGTCTGCATATTCATTTTGAACGAAAGTAATTTCTTGAACCGTTCCGACTTTCACACCACGGTGTTTGACAGGTGATCCAATGTCCAAACCTTGTACGGATTCATCAAAGTAAGTTTCTAAACTCACCGATCTTTGGAAAATATTTCCGGCCGTAAATACAATTAAAAATAATATCAATGTAAAAAAGCTAACTAAAACAAACACACCAACTTTAAAATAAATTTTACTAGATTGATTCATAAGGGAGCACTCTCCTGCGGGATACGATTAAAAAATTGCCTAACAAATGGATCCTTTGATTTTTCTTTCAAATCTTTTGGTTTTCCTTCTGCTATAATACCTTTTTGGGATTTGTCTAACATGATCACACGGTCTGCCATCGTGAAAACTGATGGTAACTCATGTGTTACGATTACAAAGGTGACTCCCAATGTTCTAGACAAACGAATGATCAAATGGTCAAGTTCCACACTTGTGATAGGATCAAGTCCAGCGCTTGGTTCATCTAAAAATATAATTTCAGGGTCCATTGCCATCGCACGAGCAATGGCAGCTCTTTTTCTCATTCCACCCGAAAGTTCAGAAGGAGCAAGGTGGGCAAATGGAAACAAACCTACCATTTTTAATTTGGTCATAACAATTTCATTCATGATGGGAATGGGAAGGTTAGTAAACTCTTCAAGAGGTAATCTTACATTCTCTAATAGTGTCATGGATCCAAATAAAGCACTTTGTTGGTACATCACTCCAATTCGGTTCCAAATGTTAACTTTTTGTTTGCCTTCAGCAAGAACGATGTCGTCCTCATCGATCCAAATCCTACCACTGAATGGTTTTGTTAAACCAATCATATTTTTTAATACTGTCGACTTCCCACAACCTGAGCCACCAAGGATTCCAAAAATTTCTCCTTTGTAAACATCGAAGGAAATGTCTTCCATAATCACTGTTTGACCGTAACCAGTTGTTAGGTGTTCGACTCGAATGATTGGTTTGTCTTTCATATACGTAAATAAAAGTATAAGACGGAAAAAATTCCATCTAAGATAGAAACCAAGATAATAGAACCAACAACTGCAGAAGTTGTCGATTCTCCCACCGCACCTGCTCCCGAAGCGGTTTTTAAACCTCGGTAACAACCAATCGATGCGATGATCATTCCAAAAAAATAAGATTTTAGAAGTCCACCTAAAATATCGGAAAGTCCAACGGCAATGTTCACTTGGTTCACGAATGTAATCAATGGAAATCCAAAACTGACAAGTACCACTGCACCTCCAATGAGACCAAATAAATTGAACACAATAGTAAGCAAGGGAGTGACAATTAGTGATGCCACAAGCCTTGGAATGATGAGGAATTGAACAGGAGGTAGGCCCATCGTTGTGAGTGCATCAATTTCTTCAGACACCTTCATAGTCCCTAGTTCTGCGGCAAAGGCTGAACCTGATCGACCAGATAAAATAAACGCTGTCATGAGTGGGCCAAGTTCCCGAAAGAGTGAGAGCCCAACAAGGTTCGCAACAAAGATCTCAGCGCCAAATCGCCTCATAGGTATCGCAGACTGAAATGACATGATAAGCCCCAGCAAAAATCCTATCATCGCAATGATGGGAAATGCATTGACTCCCATTGACTCGGCGACTCGAAAACTATCTTTCCATCTGATTTTGGATGGATGTAAAAACGAACGCCAAAACGAAACAGTAAGTTCTCCCGTAAATGTGATGAGGTATTTGAATTCCAACAAAGAATCAATCGTAAGTTTTCCAATTTGTTCTGATTTTCGTAGGGCTACCGCCAATTGTTCTTTATATTTTTTACTATCATCATTTGCGATATTTAGCAGGTATTGGAATTTTTCATCTAATCCATGTAAGTTGAATTGGATATTCTTAGATTCAGATTCTGTTCTGACTAATTTTAAAAAAGAAATCCCAGATGTGTCGGTTTCGATCAGTTTGTTTGCATAAATTGAAATATTTCTAGGTGAATTTTTTGATAGTAGATCAAAAAAAGTCACCCAGTCTTTCGAAACTTCTTTTGTATTAAAAATTTCGGGTAAATGGATTTCTAAGGTGTTTCCTTCCCATAAAAATGAAGATTGTCTTTGATTAGATTCCACGATTCAAACGTAAAACTAATTCCGAAGGAACACTAGGCAAGTGATTTTATTTTACATTCTAACCCATTCTTTAGAAGCTTCTATATTTATGGGGAATGTAACAATCCACTTCATTGCGTTTTCTGCTGGTTTATCCTTTTTGTTTGCGATAGGCGAATTGGTTAGGACAAATGCGAGCCGCCAGTCCAGGGTGCAGGGTTTGTTATTTTTGTTCGCAGCCTTATTCCAAACTCATACATATTTGACTTGCACTGAACTCTATCAACTTTACCCACATTTTTATTTAGTACATCTACCCTTCACTGCGAGTATCGGTTCACTACTAAAACAGTATTTTTCGGAACTCTGGAATGAAAATCCAAACAAAAATGAATTTTCCCTTTGGGAACTGACTCCAGCATTTTTGGTAATATTATTTATGTTACCTTTTTATTTTTCCTCAGCAGAGGAAAAAATTGCGATCCACCAGATGTATCTATCAAAAGGAGTCCCCTTACGATTTCAGCTCATCATTTTACTTGCGGTCCTACCCATATTTTACTCCGCTTATTATGTATTCTCCAATATGTTCCGGTATATCCGGTGGGAATCTTTTAAAAAGTCAGCACACTTACGTTTGGTGGGTCTTGTGGTAGGTTTTGGAGCATTTGCCAGTGCCATCGGAGTTTATACATTATTTTTCCATGCAAGGCACGGACTTCAGATTGTTTCTTTTTTCATATCTTGTCTCATCATCGGCATTTACCTTTTGAGACAAAAAAGTCCTGAACTTTGGGGTGAAGTACAAAGGATTGTCATCGAAGAAAAAAAATACCAAACATCCCAATTGGGTTCATTTGATTTGTTAGAACTCCATAACCGATTTAAATCTTTGATGGAAACAAAAAAAGTTTACTTAGATGAAACAATCAATTTGGAAAAACTTGCAAAACATATGAATTTATCAGAACACCAACTCTCAGAATTTCTAAATACCCATTTGAAAAAAAGTTTTTTCCATTTAGTGAATTACTACCGTATTAAAGAAGCCAAAGATTTATTTGCAAATCATCCTGAAAAAAACATTTTAACCATCGCGTATGAAGTTGGTTTTCCTTCGAAATCCACTTTTTATGATGCCTTCAAACGTGAAGTGGGACAAAGCCCCAGTGAATACCGTAAGAATTTGAAAAATTAAAAACGAACGGACCGATCCGGAATCTTTTTTATTTCCGAATGGACCGATTCGGTCGATTGGTTCCCCAAAACAAGGTATGCTAGCAGTAGTCTAAGTCAGGTCAGGAGAAAAATATGTTTGGTGGTCCCGTTCAATGTGAATTGGTTCTCGATTGTGTAACCAAAATTGGTTTTGCACAAGGTGTTTTGAATTTGATACGTTATTATCCCATCGCGGGACTTGCTTTTCTTTTATTCTATGTTTGGCGAAAAGATTTCTTTGAAACATATCGCA
The Leptospira bouyouniensis DNA segment above includes these coding regions:
- a CDS encoding ABC-type transport auxiliary lipoprotein, LBF_0736 family yields the protein MKFIFRILLVSIFSFLFTQCFGVSKTFPEKRFFLIETSESKQLFLPPKPRTFFVRKVFISPRFEGKEFVYRKDNVVYESDFYNGFFIPPAHNFKEEFSKSLIHSGNFEWDANLHTKVGVTHYIELNLSQLYGDFRSKEPKAVIEFEVVVYEDKDSVSSPVFRKTYKQNAVIEKKDAESLVIGWNSALSQTFSEMNLELSKQLK
- a CDS encoding MlaD family protein → MNQSSKIYFKVGVFVLVSFFTLILFLIVFTAGNIFQRSVSLETYFDESVQGLDIGSPVKHRGVKVGTVQEITFVQNEYADKLNEDTALRYGRYVLIKMSVPDFVKGVYGNDLKKTVERMIKSGLRVRLASQGLTGTAYLEVDYLNPEKNPPLYIEWEPKTVYIPSAPSTISRFTASVDKFFEKVEKADVDKILFGVGDLIKNLNQTILDARLGDLTKEATLLLVDLRKTNGEVKALIASPETQNLPKKLDQTVVQLQTTLKRLDTLLASNQGDISTSIENLRIASEDLKEVTANAKKYPSQFLFGDAPNKSKLWK
- a CDS encoding ABC transporter ATP-binding protein, whose amino-acid sequence is MKDKPIIRVEHLTTGYGQTVIMEDISFDVYKGEIFGILGGSGCGKSTVLKNMIGLTKPFSGRIWIDEDDIVLAEGKQKVNIWNRIGVMYQQSALFGSMTLLENVRLPLEEFTNLPIPIMNEIVMTKLKMVGLFPFAHLAPSELSGGMRKRAAIARAMAMDPEIIFLDEPSAGLDPITSVELDHLIIRLSRTLGVTFVIVTHELPSVFTMADRVIMLDKSQKGIIAEGKPKDLKEKSKDPFVRQFFNRIPQESAPL
- a CDS encoding MlaE family ABC transporter permease, which encodes MESNQRQSSFLWEGNTLEIHLPEIFNTKEVSKDWVTFFDLLSKNSPRNISIYANKLIETDTSGISFLKLVRTESESKNIQFNLHGLDEKFQYLLNIANDDSKKYKEQLAVALRKSEQIGKLTIDSLLEFKYLITFTGELTVSFWRSFLHPSKIRWKDSFRVAESMGVNAFPIIAMIGFLLGLIMSFQSAIPMRRFGAEIFVANLVGLSLFRELGPLMTAFILSGRSGSAFAAELGTMKVSEEIDALTTMGLPPVQFLIIPRLVASLIVTPLLTIVFNLFGLIGGAVVLVSFGFPLITFVNQVNIAVGLSDILGGLLKSYFFGMIIASIGCYRGLKTASGAGAVGESTTSAVVGSIILVSILDGIFSVLYFYLRI
- a CDS encoding helix-turn-helix domain-containing protein, translated to MILFYILTHSLEASIFMGNVTIHFIAFSAGLSFLFAIGELVRTNASRQSRVQGLLFLFAALFQTHTYLTCTELYQLYPHFYLVHLPFTASIGSLLKQYFSELWNENPNKNEFSLWELTPAFLVILFMLPFYFSSAEEKIAIHQMYLSKGVPLRFQLIILLAVLPIFYSAYYVFSNMFRYIRWESFKKSAHLRLVGLVVGFGAFASAIGVYTLFFHARHGLQIVSFFISCLIIGIYLLRQKSPELWGEVQRIVIEEKKYQTSQLGSFDLLELHNRFKSLMETKKVYLDETINLEKLAKHMNLSEHQLSEFLNTHLKKSFFHLVNYYRIKEAKDLFANHPEKNILTIAYEVGFPSKSTFYDAFKREVGQSPSEYRKNLKN